In Methanocorpusculum vombati, a genomic segment contains:
- the oadA gene encoding sodium-extruding oxaloacetate decarboxylase subunit alpha: MTKLNITDTTLRDAHQSLAATRMRTEDMLELAAAMEKAGFWSVEAWGGATFDTCIRYLNDDPWERLRDLKTIFVKTPIQMLLRGQNLVGYKHYPDDVVDKFIAAAAANGIDVFRVFDALNDIRNMKRSMTAVQNEGKHLQGTISYTTSPVHSTDRFIEMAEELYSLGCNSICIKDMAGLIMPEAARALITGIKKRIDIPVCLHTHSTSGIAPMSYQAAIEAGVDILDTAMSPFAGGTSQPATESIVASLVGTKRDTGIKLTTLRDIKNAAAKVRCKYDCLIDPISVRIDSDVLIYQLPGGMISNLVSQLKEQGALDKMDEVLKEIPAVRKDLGYPPLVTPTSQIVGTQAVLNVLMGGRYKTVTNEVRDYLKGMYGKSPAPLDAALVASIIGDEERITCRPADTLGPIYEKMKADAEGQGLIKKEEDVLTYILYPAIAPAFLKGEKKAEPLPAAVPAGAAAAAAPVDIDIPRSMEVEVDGEVFMVRILSVEGESVAAGSSEPGKRQTPHGDVPGGVKSSIQGMVLDIKVQMGQKVAAGDTLLVLEAMKMENPVVSPVDGTVTEIFVENGAVVQSGDVLVVVK; this comes from the coding sequence ATGACAAAGCTCAATATTACTGATACAACCCTTCGGGATGCACACCAGTCGCTTGCCGCAACACGGATGCGCACCGAAGATATGCTCGAACTCGCAGCCGCGATGGAGAAGGCGGGGTTCTGGTCCGTCGAGGCATGGGGAGGAGCAACGTTTGACACCTGTATTCGGTATCTGAACGATGATCCGTGGGAACGCCTGCGGGATCTCAAGACGATCTTTGTCAAGACACCGATCCAGATGCTGCTCCGCGGTCAGAACCTTGTCGGCTACAAACATTATCCCGATGATGTGGTTGACAAGTTCATCGCTGCCGCCGCCGCAAACGGCATTGATGTCTTCCGTGTGTTTGATGCGCTCAACGATATCCGCAATATGAAGCGCTCAATGACCGCGGTGCAGAATGAGGGGAAACATCTGCAGGGAACGATCAGCTACACGACAAGTCCGGTCCACAGTACGGACAGGTTCATTGAGATGGCCGAGGAGCTGTACAGCCTCGGCTGCAACTCGATCTGCATTAAGGATATGGCAGGTCTTATTATGCCCGAGGCCGCCCGTGCCCTGATTACCGGTATCAAGAAACGGATCGATATTCCGGTCTGTCTGCACACCCATTCAACCAGCGGGATTGCGCCGATGAGTTATCAGGCGGCAATTGAGGCGGGTGTCGATATTCTCGATACCGCCATGTCGCCGTTTGCCGGAGGAACGTCCCAGCCGGCAACGGAGAGTATTGTTGCCTCCCTCGTTGGTACCAAACGCGATACGGGCATCAAACTGACCACGCTCCGTGACATCAAGAACGCGGCGGCGAAAGTCAGATGCAAATACGATTGCCTGATCGATCCGATCTCGGTCCGGATCGACAGTGATGTGCTGATCTATCAGCTTCCGGGCGGCATGATCTCCAACCTCGTCTCCCAGTTAAAGGAGCAGGGCGCCCTTGACAAGATGGATGAGGTACTCAAGGAGATTCCGGCGGTCAGAAAGGATCTCGGCTACCCGCCGCTCGTGACGCCGACGTCGCAGATCGTCGGAACCCAGGCTGTTCTCAATGTTCTGATGGGCGGCCGCTACAAGACGGTCACAAACGAGGTCCGCGATTATCTGAAAGGTATGTACGGCAAGTCCCCGGCACCGCTGGATGCCGCACTGGTTGCCTCGATCATCGGTGATGAGGAACGGATCACCTGCCGGCCGGCGGATACACTCGGCCCCATCTATGAGAAGATGAAGGCCGATGCCGAGGGTCAGGGTCTGATCAAAAAGGAGGAGGATGTTCTGACGTATATTCTCTACCCGGCAATTGCCCCGGCATTCCTGAAGGGTGAGAAGAAGGCGGAGCCTCTGCCGGCGGCTGTTCCGGCAGGAGCCGCGGCGGCAGCGGCGCCGGTTGACATTGATATTCCCCGATCCATGGAGGTTGAGGTGGACGGCGAGGTGTTCATGGTCCGGATTCTGTCGGTTGAGGGAGAGTCGGTTGCTGCAGGTAGTTCCGAGCCGGGCAAGCGCCAGACGCCGCACGGGGATGTGCCGGGCGGGGTGAAGAGCAGTATTCAGGGAATGGTGCTTGATATTAAGGTGCAGATGGGACAGAAGGTTGCCGCGGGCGATACCCTGCTGGTGCTGGAAGCCATGAAGATGGAAAATCCGGTGGTCAGTCCGGTTGACGGAACAGTTACGGAGATCTTTGTGGAGAACGGTGCGGTTGTCCAGAGCGGCGACGTGCTTGTGGTGGTGAAATGA